The following are from one region of the Juglans regia cultivar Chandler chromosome 10, Walnut 2.0, whole genome shotgun sequence genome:
- the LOC108982363 gene encoding uncharacterized protein LOC108982363 — translation MGMNNPTVLKVGLAVVGLCIAGYILGPPLYWHFMEGLAAVSHSSNSCPPCQCDCSSQPLLSIPEGLNNGSFADCAKHDPEVSEDTEKNFAELLTEELKLREAEALENQQRADMALLEAKKITSQYQKEADKCSSGMETCEEAREKAEATLVAQKKLTVMWELRARQRGWKEGMANSHTQNQGNVQTS, via the exons ATGGGTATGAATAATCCAACGGTGTTGAAGGTGGGGTTGGCGGTGGTGGGGCTGTGCATAGCGGGATACATTCTCGGGCCACCTCTCTACTGGCATTTCATGGAGGGATTAGCTGCCGTCAGCCACTCCTCAAATTCCTGCCCTCCTTGCCAGTGCGACTGTTCATCTCAGCCTCTCCTCTCCATCCCCGAAg GATTGAACAATGGTTCTTTTGCAG ATTGTGCAAAGCATGACCCAGAAGTGAGTGAAGACACTGAAAAAAATTTTGCGGAGCTATTGACAGAGGAACTGAAGCTTCGGGAAGCTGAGGCTTTGGAAAATCAGCAGCGTGCTGACATGGCTCTTCTTGAGGCAAAGAAGATTACATCCCAGTATCAAAAGGAAGCGGATAAGTGCAGTTCAGGTATGGAAACATGTGAGGAAGCAAGGGAGAAAGCTGAAGCAACATTAGTGGCTCAAAAGAAACTGACAGTGATGTGGGAGCTGAGAGCACGTCAGAGAGGATGGAAAGAAGGGATGGCCAACTCTCATACTCAAAATCAGGGAAATGTCCAGACTTCATAG
- the LOC109011635 gene encoding cellulose synthase-like protein H1 → MANPISLPLYEKIPRKNTLQKILDIIIFFLLLYFLIYRLLHLKNHGTTWLLAFICESWFTFTWVLVLNMKWNPVIFKTHPNHLLQAAGETDELPSVDIFVTTADPVLEPPIINVNTVLSLLAVDYPAHKLACYVSDDGCSPLTYYSLVEASKFAQLWVPFCKKYDIQVRAPFKYFFNDPVITLSDSTKEFQHERKRMKEEYEELCHKIDVAVQKSMPPCDFIGDFVEFSGVECKNHPTIIKVMWDNKEGLPDGLPHLVYISREKKHKHPHHYKAGSMNALTRVSALMTNAPYILNVDCDMFVNNPKAILHAMCVLLGSKSESEIAFAQFPQVFYDGLKDDPYGNQMVVLQEYMARGIAGFQGPFYGGTGCFHRRKIIYGLSPDNVASVNGKLVEDIFSKIGNSKELTESAIDALEGKTGTPANQSLQSRIEAAYKVADCGYEYGTSWGTKLGWIYGSTTEDMQTGLRIHKRGWRSAYCTPNPPAFLGCAPSGGPTTMTQQKRWATGLLEILLSRNCPIFAFLFEKLQWRQCLAYVWLLTWGLRPVFELCYAALPAYCIIADSHFLPKVQEPALYVPVALFLTYNIYTLSEYLRTGQSVRAWWNNQRMARVTTLTAWLFGFFSVMLKPFGLSETVFEVTQKEQSIDIGGADDEGRFTFNESPIFVPGTTILLVHLTTLVVSLLKLQHPPADHHDMHGSGLGETFYSGWLVLFFLPFFKGLFQKGRHGIPKATIYKSATLAFLFLYWCKRTAMTG, encoded by the exons ATGGCGAACCCAATCTCTCTCcctttatatgaaaaaataccACGTAAAAACACTCTGCAAAAGATATTGGACATAATtatctttttccttctcctttatTTCCTTATTTATCGTCTTCTCCACCTCAAAAACCATGGAACAACTTGGCTCCTTGCCTTCATATGCGAGTCATGGTTCACTTTCACTTGGGTACTAGTCCTCAACATGAAATGGAATCCTGTGATATTCAAAACGCACCCGAACCATCTCTTGCAAGCTGCAGG GGAAACTGATGAGCTTCCCTCAGTGGACATATTTGTGACAACTGCGGACCCTGTGCTAGAACCTCCTATCATCAATGTAAACACAGTGCTATCTTTGTTGGCAGTAGATTACCCAGCCCACAAGCTTGCTTGCTATGTCTCGGATGATGGTTGTTCTCCTCTTACCTACTATTCTCTTGTTGAAGCTTCAAAGTTTGCCCAACTTTGGGTACCCTTTTGTAAGAAGTATGATATTCAAGTTAGAGCtccttttaaatactttttcaaTGATCCCGTTATAACGCTCAGTGATAGCACAAAGGAGTTCCAACATGAAAGGAAAAGGATGAag GAAGAGTATGAGGAGCTTTGCCACAAAATAGATGTTGCGGTCCAAAAATCTATGCCACCTTGTGATTTCATTGGGGATTTTGTAGAATTCTCTGGTGTAGAATGCAAAAACCATCCAACTATTATCAAG GTTATGTGGGACAACAAAGAAGGTCTCCCAGATGGGTTGCCCCATTTGGTCTATATATCTAGGGAGAAGAAGCACAAACATCCACATCATTACAAAGCGGGTTCCATGAATGCTCTA acgagAGTCTCTGCATTGATGACGAATGCTCCCTACATACTCAACGTAGACTGCGATATGTTTGTGAACAATCCAAAAGCCATTCTTCATGCAATGTGCGTATTATTGGGTTCCAAGAGTGAATCAGAAATTGCATTTGCTCAGTTCCCGCAAGTATTCTACGATGGATTAAAGGATGATCCTTATGGCAATCAGATGGTGGTTCTACAAGAA TATATGGCACGTGGAATAGCAGGATTTCAGGGACCATTTTATGGGGGAACAGGCTGTTTCCACAGAAGGAAAATTATCTATGGTTTATCCCCAGATAACGTGGCTTCAGTTAATG GAAAATTGGTTGAggatatattttcaaaaattgggAATTCAAAGGAGTTGACCGAATCAGCCATTGATGCTTTGGAAGGGAAGACAGGTACTCCAGCGAATCAGAGTCTTCAGAGCCGTATTGAGGCGGCATACAAAGTAGCTGATTGTGGGTATGAATACGGGACTAGTTGGGGTACAAAG TTAGGCTGGATCTATGGATCAACAACAGAGGACATGCAAACCGGACTAAGGATTCATAAAAGGGGTTGGAGGTCAGCCTATTGTACGCCAAACCCACCTGCCTTTCTAGGTTGTGCTCCCTCAGGCGGCCCTACTACTATGACCCAACAAAAGAGGTGGGCTACTGGTTTGCTTGAAATTCTATTAAGCAGAAATTGTCCCATATTTGCCTTTCTCTTTGAAAAGCTACAATGGAGGCAGTGCTTGGCCTATGTGTGGCTCCTTACATGGGGCCTACGCCCAGTCTTCGAGCTATGTTATGCAGCCCTTCCAGCCTATTGTATTATTGCCGACTCCCATTTCTTGCCAAAG gtccaAGAACCAGCCCTATATGTACCAGTTGCTCTTTTTCTCACATACAACATATACACATTATCCGAGTACTTGAGAACTGGCCAGTCAGTGCGAGCATGGTGGAATAACCAGAGAATGGCAAGAGTAACCACATTGACTGCATGGTTATTCGGATTTTTTAGTGTGATGCTCAAGCCCTTTGGATTATCTGAGACAGTCTTTGAAGTTACACAGAAAGAACAGTCCATTGATATTGGTGGTGCTGATGATGAGGGTAGGTTTACCTTCAATGAGTCACCCATTTTTGTGCCAGGGACAACCATTTTGCTTGTTCACTTGACTACATTGGTAGTGAGCTTGTTAAAGTTGCAACATCCACCAGCTGATCATCATGATATGCATGGATCAGGGCTAGGGGAGACTTTCTATAGTGGGTGGTTGGTGCTCTTCTTCTTGCCATTTTTTAAAGGGCTATTCCAGAAAGGAAGACATGGAATTCCCAAAGCCACCATATACAAGTCAGCTACTTtggcatttctttttctttattggtGTAAAAGGACTGCAATGACCGGTTGA